From a region of the Polypterus senegalus isolate Bchr_013 unplaced genomic scaffold, ASM1683550v1 scaffold_1784, whole genome shotgun sequence genome:
- the LOC120519584 gene encoding zona pellucida sperm-binding protein 4-like: MGVQFVYAASGDLTKKCDGDKTMMLSIAGSPTVFLQKTSVGLVKVTNNLPGVVIREKSGRTTLTVPFSSTHGYASEKSSQYVVTIAVGSRSNLKTFTCPKPASADRCAVVDSEKLPCGGSSSITQADCEASNCCYDSGSSTSPCYYANDVTVQCTLDGQFVVVVSENVTLPSLDLGSIQLVDSSSPSCSPVTSLSSFVMYQFPVSACGSTVQLSGGNVTYQNTMSAAITVRSGPEGSITRDSVYKLFFQCTYSGSQDVQVEAEVYTVAPPLPIEEQGPFDLELVIATDSSYGSYYMDADYPVTKTLRDPVAVEVHIVNRTDPNLVLTLGDCWVTPGPSASSQPQWSLLVNGCPYAGDNYLTSLVTVDSTSGVDYPSHYKRFVFEMFAFVDPVAQQALAEKIFIYCVAAACYPSATDPCTQSCPVRRSGRAADKVEQIASSRKNVLIHSGPVVFEADGMQTSRLEQKASLPTGYLVLGAAAAMLMVILVLAIVVLRRLNKQKENLKF, from the exons ATGGGGGTGCAGTTTGTTTATGCGGCGTCAGGAGACTTGACCAAAAAATGCGATGGTGACAAGACGATGATGCTGTCAATTGCCGGCTCTCCGACCGTTTTTCTTCAAA AGACGAGTGTTGGACTGGTAAAGGTGACCAACAATCTCCCAGGAGTTGTCATCCGTGAAAAGTCTGGCCGCACCACACTAACTGTGCCCTTTTCTTCAACGCACGGTTATGCGTCTGAGAAG AGCTCCCAATACGTCGTGACCATTGCCGTTGGATCTCGCTCAAATCTGAAAACCTTCACATGCCCTAAGCCAG CTTCCGCTGATAGATGTGCAGTTGTGGACAGCGAGAAGCTCCCATGTGGAGGGTCTTCATCCATCACTCAAGCAGACTGTGAAGCCAGCAACTGTTGCTATGATTCAGGCAGCAGCACCAGTCCATGCTACTATGCCAATGATG TGACTGTGCAGTGCACCCTGGATGGccagtttgtggtggtggtgtctgAGAATGTGACCCTTCCTTCCCTGGATCTTGGGTCCATCCAGTTGGTGGACAGCAGTTCCCCCAGCTGCAGCCCTGTGACCAGCCTGTCCAGCTTTGTCATGTACCAGTTTCCAGTCAGTGCCTGTGGCAGCACAGTTCAG CTTTCTGGTGGCAATGTGACTTACCAGAACACCATGTCTGCTGCCATTACTGTGAGGAGTGGTCCAGAGGGCTCCATCACCAGGGACAGTGTATACAA gttattcttccagtgcacctactCGGGAAGCCAGGATGTGCAAGTGGAGGCTGAGGTGTATACTGTGGCGCCACCTCTTCCAATAGAAGAGCAAGGGCCATTTGACCTGGAATTGGTCATTGCTACAG ATTCCTCCTATGGCTCCTACTATATGGATGCGGACTACCCAGTGACCAAAACTCTGAGGGATCCTGTGGCTGTGGAAGTGCACATCGTGAACAGGACTGACCCTAACCTTGTGCTGACTCTAGGGGACTGCTGGGTCACTCCAGGACCTTCTGCTTCCAGCCAGCCCCAGTGGAGCCTTCTGGTGAATGG GTGCCCATACGCAGGGGACAACTATTTGACTAGCTTGGTGACAGtggacagcacatctggagtAGACTACCCAAGTCATTACAAGAGATTTGTGTTTGAGATGTTTGCCTTTGTGGACCCTGTAGCTCAGCAAGCCTTGGCTGAAAAG atcttcatctactgtgttgCTGCTGCCTGCTATCCCTCTGCCACAGACCCCTGTACTCAGAGCTGCCCTGTAAGAA gaTCTGGCAGAGCTGCAGACAAGGTGGAACAAATTGCTTCATCCAGGAAGAATGTGCTCATTCACAGTGGTCCTGTGGTTTTTGAGGCTGACGGTATGCAAACCTCCAGACTGGAGCAGAAAG CCTCTCTTCCCACTGGATATCTGGTGCTGGGAGCTGCAGCTGCCATGTTGATGGTCATCTTGGTTTTAGCTATAGTTGTTTTGAGAAGGTTGAACAAGCAGAAAGAGaatctgaaattttaa